A region from the Triticum urartu cultivar G1812 chromosome 1, Tu2.1, whole genome shotgun sequence genome encodes:
- the LOC125532968 gene encoding uncharacterized protein LOC125532968, whose protein sequence is MRRKREKKNRRFRLERDIMEGLYHGEGVINIEDDEEEIQATLRESLRDKNVSHAVERRCGSGSGVRVSLGKQSITAYFDKELSSNKVSMQPKINTALNVESKDVLGQAWAKFFHANDIAGLKANCPYFRAAVKITQNLGPAPVPTAKEIDGIYLHKNYEEAEQWLNMFKQDWRNYGVTVMCDSWTGPTGMSLINFMVYCNARMFFHKSIDASGQTQKSALTGNVMGGLAQGWHVPLQRKCHQLSGGSNLEGKFLICRSVP, encoded by the exons ATgcggaggaagagggaaaagaaaaATCGTAGATTTCGTTTGGAAAGGGATATCATGGAAGGGTTGTACCATGGAGAAGGGGTGATAAATATTGAAGATGACGAGGAAGAGATTCAGGCCACACTTCGGGAGTCACTAAGAGACAAGAATGTCTCTCACGCAGTTGAGAGGAGGTGTGGGAGTGGCAGTGGTGTTCGTGTGTCTCTTGGGAAACAGAGTATCACAGCATACTTTGACAAGGAATTGTCAAGCAACAAAGTATCAATGCAGCCAAAGATTAACACTGCTTTGAATGTTGAGTCAAAAGATGTACTTGGCCAAGCTTGGGCAAAGTTTTTTCATGCTAATGACATTGCTGGTCTGAAAGCAAATTGTCCCTATTTTCGTGCGGCTGTCAAGATAACTCAAAACCTTGGCCCAGCTCCTGTTCCAACTGCCAAGGAGATTGATGGGATATATTTGCACAAGAATTATGAAGAAGCTGAGCAGTGGTTGAACATGTTCAAGCAAGACTGGAGGAACTATGGTGTAACTGTGATGTGTGACTCATGGACAGGGCCTACTGGTATGAGTCTCATCAATTTCATGGTGTATTGCAATGCACGGATGTTCTTTCATAAATCCATTGATGCTTCTGGTCAAACTCA GAAGTCGGCACTTACAGGGAATGTCATGGGAGGTTTGGCTCAAGGTTGGCACGTTCCTCTGCAGAGAAAATGTCACCAA CTGAGTGGTGGTTCCAATTTGGAGGGGAAGTTCCTAATCTGCAGAAGTGTGCCTTGA